The Rosa rugosa chromosome 1, drRosRugo1.1, whole genome shotgun sequence genomic sequence atagaggaaatagagggtggattgagaaaaaggaagaaactacgatcataggtcatatggtcatatgctccagaatcaattatccaagtattgccACCAGTAAAGCTAGAAATTTTTAAAGCAACTCTAATCTTACCATTACCACCGCGACTTATTGATGCGGTATCCTTACCAGCCAAGTTGGTGTGATCTGGTTCTATCACCGCAtagtaatcttggtcttgaacaagATGAACAGCAGCCTTTCCCTTGAGTTTGTTGTCCTGAGGTCGGGGCCTATCAAAGTAGCCTACTGGAAAACCAACCAACATGTAACAATTTGCTTTGATGTGGCCTGGATTCTTGCAGTAATTACAAGTCAAATTTGAGGAGAACCCGGGAAAAGGACCTTGAGGAGAGGGACGCAGAGAAGAAGGAGGCCGATTGCCTGAGAGTGATCGATTACTTGAGGGATTGGATGGCTTTGATTGTATTCCAAGGCCTGCAACTTCTGAAGTAACTGCTCTAGTACCAGCCCTCTGGGTCTCATCTTTGCGAATATAAGCAAAGGCTTGCTGCAAGGTTGGTGTGGTAGTCCTGCAAAGTAATTCACTCCTTGCATTCTCAAATATTGGATCTAGGCCAGCCAAAAAAACACGAACTCTCATGAGATCCTGCTCCTCCTTATAAATCTTGACATCATCCGGGCACTTCATGCTACATGGACGCATCTGATCAATTTCTTGCCAAATCCCCTTTAGTTTTGCAAAATACATGGCAACTGGTTTTCCATCTTGTGTCAATCGGGAGGCTTGAGTGCTCAACTCATAAACCTCGGCAAAATCCGTTTCGTTAAAGTAGATCTCCTTAAGGCTTTCCCAGATTTCTTCAGTTGTATTACATCCCATAATCATCTGTGAAACATCTTCAGTCATGGATTTGTAAAGAATAAAGGTTACCGAGCCATTTGCAGTCTTCCATTTTGAATAATTGTTGGCTGCAATTGGTGGTTCAGTAATTGAACCATCAACATAGCCCACCTTATCGATTCCACAGAGGTGAgcctccatcatcttcttccaggTTCGGTAATTAGAGCCATTGAGCTTGACACCTCCATAACTTCCAGTTGAATCATCTTTAACGGAGACAGAAATTTGGTTGGAACCATGAGACgtctcaccatctccatcttaCTTGATCACAGTCGAAACGTCTTGATCTTTAGCCATGGTGAATACGCAGcggaaggaaaaacaacaaagttCTTGGGAGTATAAGAAGGCAACGGTAatgaaaggatcaaaggacaaggaacaaatccaagcacaaagaGCAAGGGTCAAGGATCAAAGAACAATGAGTTAGAGTCCAGGATCAGATctctgctttgataccaagtcaaaatataacaaaaaCAAGAGATAATTTTGGCTGAATAATTTTATatctcattcaccttacaagaaggaattatatacaaattacaattgtgcctaataagacaagtactatttctaaggtaagtagtaaatcaaataatactacagatattacataatattacagatcacagaatattacagaatatctacataaataaggtaagtatgactcacgccaacatataaattatatttataagtgggtggatcacacCTGATTATACCGAGGTCTTTTGTGTTAAATCTCAACACGTACCGgttggttaagttgggacaatattaATACAATAGTGggtcacgggccacgcttgtcacTGTTTAACAGAAACAATCAATTATAGACAAagctttaatttattttttttcttcttaacgTGAAGAGGTGCAATATTCTTGAGCATGTGAATGTCACATTAGAATCTATGACACAGTCATGTGGTAGCATTTAAAGAGACAGCAAAAAAATTTCCCCGCTGTGATCTGACTCTCGGTAGTGGCTACCTAGCTCATCTGCAGCATCTTAATTCCTAATCCCAGTCGGTCACTCTTCTAGAAAGCAACGCAAATTCATTGCTTACATATGGCGAAATTAGTTGCAATTCAGTGAATCGAGTCTAAACTTGGTTCCTGACGCGAACTTCTCTCGCATATGATAATTTGACAGGTCATCTCATAAACAATAAAAATCGCAGCAATTTAGCTCACTCAGAGACTTTTGCTACGATCGATCATTAATAATATGCTGAGATTTTTGGTTGGAGACCGACATATCTACCCGATTATTTCCGTATAGAAAGAAAAATATCATGTCTCAAATCTACTCGAtaaatacatacatatacacatGCCAGATCTAGAGTAGATTTCTGAAATATGTTTAAAAAGGCCATTTTCGAATAGAACTATTGTTttacttttttaatttataaaaaGTATATATTCAAAGTAAAAAGCTAGCCAAATCAGAAACTATTACCTTTTATGTTACTATTATCGATCCGCCTACGTCTATTGAACATGTTTCATGTGGCTGTATTGCTTAGATGACCAAAGAGTTTTGATCAATCCGGTTGATTTTGCAGAGATAAATAATCCTTGCATTCGAAGCACACAACACATTACTCATGGAAGTGATGAAACTGTTTCATAACAGCTAGCTAGCCAGGTTGATTTCGCCTATGCATGCATGGCTGGAATAACTTGCAAAATAATCGACCCAGAATCCACATGTAAGTCCTTAACAACTATTTCAGGCGTGGGGTCGAATTGAATGTGAGAATAGAAAAGTATAATGTAGGGTTtgaatgtatgatatataaacgTCAATGCAGAGAACTAGAATTGCTGTGCTTTGCTGAAGCTTCAACGTTCTCATACGATGGAAAGGACTTGAAGATCAATTGGTGTCTTCGCAAGTCAAGATACAAGAGTAACTAGCTTCATAGCTCTAGTTTCACTTCACATGACATCCATCACTTCAAAGCTGTCATTAGAACAAATTAATTTCATATCTAATCGGACGTTTTCATCTTGACTTTGATATCTTTAAATTGGTAGGCTATGTAGCACGGAATTCAAGCACAGTAGCTAGCACCTAGACCACGAGCATTAAATCAAAATAGTTTATGGAATCTCACTAAAAATTTACTTACAATATAACACATTTTTGGGAAAGTGAAGATGATTTCCGAAACAATTTGTACAAAATTAAGAGTATTGTGAGGTTTAAAGGAGGCTGGAGCTACCTTAGCCCCTGTGAGCAACGCCAATTTAATTGCGAGGAGGCAAAAAGAGTGTACATAAGTTGAAATGGAGAGgaataacaaaaaattaaaaatgatcgATCAAGCATCCTATTTCCCATTGCCCTCTTTCTTGTGGGGTTCTACACATATGCCTTTACAGGTTGGATTACTTGCTTGGACAAGATTAAAGTGTTCCAACAAGTTGGTAAGCAAGTCATGAACATCAAAATGCTTCACATGTTCTACTTCATTTTTCTTGGCCGGCCATCAAACGCTTCACATGTTCGTTTTTATGGTCAATCTGCAAATTTTTCTTCCCATTTAGTTTGTTATTATTGTTACATAACTTGGAGAGGTGGAAAATTTCCCAAAAGGTGCTTGATCTTAAATATAACTTAATCCAACAGGTAGAGACTAGTTTTACAAGCAATTGTATATATGAAAGCTTTACAAAGATTTCAGTGTGTGTAGATAGAGATTTAACTCTCATGAATGCTTCTGCACCTACTTGAATTCACTTTTAGTTAAGCAGGGCTGCAGGGCCTTTAGACTTGGTAACATTCAATTGTGTTATCTGCATGGTTGACTTGGTTTCCAATTGCAATTGGAACGCAGAGAGCTCCCTCATTTCGTTTTCATTGCGCCCAATATGTGAAGCTCATTTTCGTCTTGTTTGGTTCATGGATTAGAGACTTGCGAATAAGGAAAACCCCCTCCGATCTCATGTTTGGAATAAGAAACCTATTTAAGCATGGAAATGATGGAAACTTTTAAACCCAGCCTCTTTCgttttttaatttcagtttcttcGGGAATTGAATCTTTTCCATTCCTCGAACCAAATATGGCTGTGTGTGGGAACGATGGAACCTCAGTTAACTAGACGAATAATTGGATGAAGTTAGACGATGTTTCATCAATTTCCTATCACATGGAAATTGGATTAAGTTGTGCATCGGAGAATGAATGCATTGTCTATATTGATTCTAATACTTTAACAAGAACACAAGAATATAATAGCATCCTCGCTTATAAGCAAGTgatcaagaaattcaattcaTCACGACAGCATCTTGATAAATTTTTACAGAACAAAATCTAGAGCTCAAACTGAGAAATTGAATTACTGATCTCCGCTAAGATGTAGACTTGACATAATAACTTAAACTTTTTACATTTCCCTGTTCTAGCAAAGAAGGTTTCTAAGAATTTCCCTCTGCTAATTAAGGCCCTGTGAAATTAATCAGGAGTTCTTCAACAGACCTACATCCAAAAGTAAGAAGACGATCCAATATGCCCAAAACTAAACAAGCAAGTAGTGATACTCTTCAGAAAAAGTTAGCATTTTCACCATCTAGAGCAATAAAATCACTGAAGTGCACTTCTTTCCCATGAATAACGGCAGCTTCATCAAAAAGCCACTTCTCCAGCAATGAGAGTGGCATTTGATCTTGGCCAACATCCGGCTTGCTTTCGGCTTGGAATAGGCTGCCCTGATCGGGTGACATAGTCGGGGAGAGATCAGAATTTGAAGCTTCAAGTGAGCATTCAAAACCGAACAGAGATTCAAATGCATTAGACAATTCGATATTTCCATGGCCAGTAGTACTAGTAGTGGTAGTAGTGTTTGCTGCAGATAGTGTGGCCTCCTCATTACTTGATGTAGAATCAATAACCCCAGCAGCTGCAGTGGTACCAGTCTTGGCTGACTTGGGCGGATTTTTCATCCAACCTTTGAGCAACCTTGAAATGTTCTCAGTGCTTGAAGCATAGGTAGTACTCAAAGTGGTTGATGGTGATTGATCCGACTGGCCTGCAGGTACAATATCCATTGAGGGTTTCAAGTCAGTACTAGTACTAGTGCTAGTACTGCTCAAACTCACAGAGCTTGCAAATCCATCAGGCTTGTAATTCTCAGCAGGGGAAAGCGCTTCACGAAGAGCTTGTCGAGCCGTGTGGATATCAGTTTGAAGCCTTCTCTCCCATTGACCTCTTGCTATTGTTGCCTGCTGAGAACAAGTACTAGTGAATCCCTCATCTTTTGAGTGACCACCAATTTGGGTAAGCTTGTTCAGCTTCTTCTTCAAGTGGGTGTTCCAGTAATTCTTAATGTCATTGTCAGTTCTCTGAGGGAGGTATGAGGCTATTGCAGCCCATCTGTATCACAATCAAATAATTGAACAGCCataaattaattagatttagACAAATCAAACCTAACCCTGCCTCCCAAATTAAATGTCGATCAACATGGCATAAATCACCATTACTCACTCAATTATGAAAAGGGGTATTTCAGTCTAATTACCTATTGCCCAAAAGAGCTTGAAGATGGATGATCATCTTCTCCTCATGGTCAGTGAAGTTCCCACGTTTGATCCCAGGCCTAAGGTAGTTAGTCCATCTAAGCCTGCAACTCTTGCTACATCTAAGCAAACCTGAAAATACAGAAATTGTTAGAGCAAAAAAGTATTAGTTTGGATCAGATACCCAGATAGTAGATCACCACACCTAAataagagcaaaaaaaaaaaacccagattgGCCTTTATGATTTGCCTAAAAGGAACTGATAACCGAGAAAACAGAAAGGTCTGAACTTTATCACATGCATATATACATGTTCAATCAAATACGGTAAAAGAAAGGTGGAGGAAAATTTTTATACTCATGAAGCCAAAACCAAAATGTTACTCAGTAGTATATATGGAAAAGACTGAAAGAAGGGAAATTTGAGTTTACCAGTATTGGTAGGAACAGCCCTCCAATTTCCAGGACCATGTTCTTGAATGTAAGAGACTAAAATGATGTCCTCTTCAGGAGTCCAAGGTCCTTTCTTGACACCTTCTTTGTCACAGCAAGGAGGTCTGCCCATTTcaccttgttttcttct encodes the following:
- the LOC133726399 gene encoding transcription factor MYB30-like codes for the protein MGRPPCCDKEGVKKGPWTPEEDIILVSYIQEHGPGNWRAVPTNTGLLRCSKSCRLRWTNYLRPGIKRGNFTDHEEKMIIHLQALLGNRWAAIASYLPQRTDNDIKNYWNTHLKKKLNKLTQIGGHSKDEGFTSTCSQQATIARGQWERRLQTDIHTARQALREALSPAENYKPDGFASSVSLSSTSTSTSTDLKPSMDIVPAGQSDQSPSTTLSTTYASSTENISRLLKGWMKNPPKSAKTGTTAAAGVIDSTSSNEEATLSAANTTTTTSTTGHGNIELSNAFESLFGFECSLEASNSDLSPTMSPDQGSLFQAESKPDVGQDQMPLSLLEKWLFDEAAVIHGKEVHFSDFIALDGENANFF